In the genome of Maribacter forsetii DSM 18668, the window TGCTGTCTATTTTGATGGTGAGTTACTGAAGTCTGAGCATATTGCACAAATTGGTTATTTACCAGAAGAGCGCGGTCTGTATAAAAGCATGAAAGTTGGCGAACAGGCACTTTACCTAGCACAGCTAAAAGGTTTGTCCAAAGCTGAAGCAAAGAAGAGATTGAAGTATTGGTTTGAAAGATTGGAGATTGGCGATTGGTGGAACAAGAAAATACAAGAGCTTTCTAAAGGTATGGCACAGAAAATACAATTTGTGGTTACCGTGCTTCACGAACCAAAACTGTTGATTTTTGATGAACCTTTTAGTGGTTTTGATCCTATAAACGCTAACATTATCAAAGAACAGATTTTAAGTCTAAAGGAAAATGGTACTTCCATAATTTTTTCGACACATAGAATGGAGTCCGTTGAGGAACTGTGCGAGTATATAGCATTGATTCATAAATCTGAAAAAATATTGGATGGTAAATTATCCGATATTAAAAAAGCTTACAAGAATAATATTTTTGAAATTGGTTTAGAAACCAGCAATCAAGAAGCGCTGCTACTTGAAATGAAAGATAAGTTTCAGATTATTACCCAAGATTATGATAGTATTGAAAACCAGTTGAACCTTAGGGTGCAACTACCCTCTAATCAATCGGGTGAAATTTTGTCCTTTCTTGGCTCTAGGGCAAACGTAAACGGATTTATCGAGACCATACCGTCTGCAAATGATATTTTTATCAAGACCATTCAAAATAAAAATATCGACAATGAATAAGTTACCTCTAATTATAAAAAGAGAATACATTGCAAAAGTGCGTAATAAGTCTTTCGTGGTAATGACCTTTTTGAGTCCTATTTTAATGGTTGGTATGATATTGTTAATAGCATATTTAACCCAATTAAATGACACTGAGAAAAAGGTGATCGGTGTATTGAACGAGAGTAGTTATTTTGCCAATGAATTTGTAACCTCGGAGGCTACTTCATATATCAATTTTAAAGATATAACGCTAGAACAGGCAAAAGACTCTACTATGGGTTTAGGTTTTTATGGTCTTATATACCTGCCAAATGAAACTAATTTAGAACAGGTTGCGCAGCGTGCTTTTTTCTATAGCAAAGATGCTCCAAGTGCTACGGTTCTAGATAAGTTAGAAAATTCTATTACGAGTAGACTGCGTCAAGAGCGATTACGAGAACTTGGGGTGTCACCCAAGGAGTATGCAGAGATGGACCGTAGTTATAACATAAATATTGAAACTTTTGATGGACTACAGAACGTTAAAGGAATCAATGAAATCAAAGCGATTATTGGTGGCGCATTTGGCTATTTAATAATGATGTTCATCATTATTTACGGAGGCTTTGTAATGCGAAGTGTTATTGAAGAAAAAACCAGCCGTATTATTGAAGTTATTATTTCTTCTGTAAAACCTTTTCATTTAATGATGGGCAAAATTATTGGGACATCTCTTGCGGGTATTACACAATTTGGAATTTGGATTATTTCTGGAGCCATTCTGTTGTTCATTGGTTTGGCTATTTTTGATATTGACCCGGCAAGTCTCACCAAAGGCGGTGGTGTAGCACCTGGAATGGCAAATACTACTAATGTTGATGTAGATGCCCTTACCCAAAACATTCAATTATATACCCAAGAAATATTTGAGTTACCCATTTTTGCAATGCTTTTCTTTTTCATTGTTTATTTTATGCTGGGTTATTTGATTTATAGTTCTATCTATGCTGCAATTGGTGCGGCGGTGGATAATGAAACGGATACGCAACAATTTATATTTCCGGTAATACTACCGTTAATGTTGGCTATTTACGTAGGGTTCTTTTCTGTATTTAGTAATCCTAATGGACCAATAGCCGTTGCTTTTTCCCTTTTTCCTTTAACATCACCAATTGTAATGTTGATGCGTTTACCTTGGGGTATTGGTGATGGTGGAGTACCTGTTTGGCAATTGGTTACGTCAATTCTAATATTAATAGGTACTTTTATTGGTATTGTTTGGGTAGCTGCAAAAATTTACAGAGTAGGTATTTTAATGTACGGTAAAAAACCTAGCTATAAAGAATTATATAAGTGGCTTAAATATTCGTCATGATTCAAGAAAGTACAGAAAAAATAAAAGATATAATTGAGGATGATATTTGGGGGACTATAAAGAAATTTCTAGACCTAGGTTATCATTTTGGGGAAGGTGAAAAATCTATTCATATAACCATAGGTCTACTATTGTTATTAACTGTAGCATTTTTACTTACCAGTACGATTTTACAGGCTATTCGAAGATTTTTTACAAGAAAAATGGAGGTGGATGATAAGCTTAAGTTTATCAGCATATTTAAGTTCATCAAGTATTTGGTGTATGTGATAGTCATCCTATTTACCATGAGTGCGGCCGGTATTAATATTACCATTTTAATAACGGCATCTGCGGCACTTTTTGTTGGACTTGGTTTGGCTTTACAAGAGATTTTTCAAGATATCATTGGTGGTATATTTATTATAGTAGATAAATCATTAAGAGTTGGTGATATTATTGAAATAGATAATAAAGTGGGTAAAGTATTTGAGATTAAACTAAGAACTACAAGGGCAATTACCAGAGATGATAAGGTAATTATAATACCAAATCATAAATTTATCAGTGACATCGTTTATAACTATACACAAAATCATAAAACTACTAGGGAATTGGTTCGCATAGGTGTGGCGTATGGTAGTGATATAGAACTTGTGACTCAAATATTATTAGATATAGTGAAGTCGCAAAGAACTATTTTAAAAAGTCCCAAACCATTTGTAATCTTTGAGGACTTTGGTGATTCTGCCCTCATATTTGCCGTTAATTTTTACATTACCGATAGTTTTACAGACCCACGTGTAAAAAGTGAAGTACGGTATAAAATAGATGCTGAATTTAGAAAGTATAACATCTCCATTCCTTTTCCTCAAAGAGATGTGCATTTGTTTCAACAAAGTCCACTTCAGAACAACAATGTTTCAAATGCAGAGGATAATGAAAAAGCATAACCTTGTTTTTCTGTTCTTAGGTTTACTGCTTTTTACTTTTACCAAAGTTATAGCACAGACGCCAGATGTATTTAGATTAGAATATATGCTGATGCCAGAAAATAGTGGTGATGTTGAAACATCACGTATTAAATTGGTGTTGAACGTGCCCATTGCGGTTCGTGATAAAAAGGATTTTTTAGTTCTTGGGGCAGAGTATAACAGATACAATTTTGAGGTTCCTGACGATTTGTTTCCTAATTCTGGAGACTTAAGCAAATTTCATGTGCTAGATGTGAATTTGGCTTATATGTATAAGTTATCTGAAACCTGGCGGCTAATTGGTGTAGTTACCCCTAGATGGTCTACTAATTTTGTTCAGGAACTGGAAAATGAGGATTTTAATATGAACTATACCTTGGGCGCATATAAAAATGTTAAAGATGTGGATAAGCCCTATATGTTGGTTTTGGGTATTTCTTATAATGGTACTTCTCCAATAGATGTACCGTTGCCCTTTGTATATTTTGAGAAGCGATTTCACCCAAACTGGGCCTATACTTTAGGAGCACCAAAATCTGGTATGAAGTATTTTACCAAAAAAGGACATTTCTTTCAGACTGAAATATTTTTGGATGGATATTATGTGAATATCCAGAATGATATTTTATTGCCCGGTAATAATTTATCTACTGATGTTTCTTCTACGGCATTATTATTGACATTAGGGTATCAATATAAAATAACTAAGGATATGTCCGTTTACTTTATAGGTGGTCGTTCTATTTATCAAAATAGTGCTTTACGAAATGAAGAAAGAGATGATATATTTACCTTAAACGACGCATCGGGTCTATATTTTAGAACAGGAATAAGAATAGGAATTTAAAAAGCAGTTATGTCAAAGATATTAGTAATAGAAGATGAAGCAGCAATTAGAAGGGTATTGGTTAAAATTTTATCCGAAGAAAATGATGCCTACTCCGTAGAAGAAGCCGAAGACGGATTAAAAGGTATTGAGACTATAAAGAACAATGACTATGACTTAGTACTCTGCGATATAAAAATGCCAAAAATGGATGGCGTAGAAGTACTAGAAGCTGCCAGAAAGATTAAACCTGAAATTCCTTTTATCATGATTTCCGGTCACGGAGATTTAGATACTGCCGTAAATACAATGCGTTTAGGTGCTTTTGATTATATCTCTAAGCCACCAGATTTAAATAGATTGCTTACTACCGTTAGAAATGCACTGGATAGAAAAGTTTTGGTTGTAGAGAACAAGAACTTGAAGAAAAAGGTAAGTAAGAATTATGAAATGATCGGTGAGAGTAGCGAAATAGGTACTATCAAAGATATGATCGAGAAAGTGGCACCTACAGATGCCCGTGTTTTAATAACCGGGTCTAATGGTACCGGTAAAGAACTTGTAGCACATTGGCTACATGAAAAGAGTGCAAGAAGTTCAGGATCTTTTATTGAAGTAAACTGTGCTGCAATACCTTCTGAATTAATAGAAAGTGAATTGTTCGGTCACGTAAAAGGTGCTTTTACATCTGCAGTTAAAGATAGAGCAGGAAAGTTTGAAGCTGCTAATAAGGGTACTATATTTTTAGATGAAATAGGGGACATGAGCCTTTCTGCACAAGCAAAGGTATTGAGAGCGTTGCAAGAAAGTAAAATATCTAGAGTTGGTACAGATAAAGATATAAAAGTGGATGTTCGTGTACTTGCAGCTACGAATAAAGATTTAAAGAAAGAGATTGAAGAAGGTAACTTTAGAGAAGATTTATACCACAGACTTGCCGTTATTCTTATACAGGTACCCAGCTTAAATGATAGAAGAGATGATATCCCATTACTAATTGAGCATTTTTCTAAAAAGATTGCTGCAGAGCAGGGTATGGCCGGTAAGACTTTTTCAGAAAAAGCTATTAAGTTATTAAAAGCTTATGATTGGACAGGGAATATTCGTGAATTAAGAAACGTTGTTGAAAGGTTGATTATCCTTGGTGGCCAAGAGGTATCAGAGGATGATGTAAAATTGTTTGCCAGTAAGTAGTCTTAATAGTTACTTTTTGGAAGAACAATTACCAATTTTGTTTAAAGCTTCTTGGGTAATCTCTTTAGTGCGCAGATTGTAATATTTGCTGCCTTCAGAGATATCCGGTTTTAATAATTGAGCTTCACATTCATCAAAAATTCTAATTGCAAAAGCAGTAGCGTCTTTGCAGTTAACACTTTGAACTACCTTATCTAACGAAATGCGATATTTCTCTAAAGAAGCATCAATAGTTTTAAAAAGGTCTTTTTTCTTGATCGTTTTTTTTGCAGTAGTGTGGGTTGTAGAAGAACTGGTATTTATAGAAAGTGAATCGTTATCATAAGCACTTTCATGTGAATCGTGAGATTCTAATACTAATATGGTATTGTTAGTTAATTCAAAAGATTTATTTAAGTAACTTATAGTACCCTCTAATGTGGTTGATTTGGTGGCAAGTGATAGTACCTCCATGTTTTCCAACATGCTTTCTTTTGCTAATTTACACCCACAAATATTTAACTGGTTTTTAGATTTCTCTAATGCGCTAAGTGCTTTGTAAGCGTAAAAACGAGCTTGATTTATATCTTGGGTAAGTAATGCTGCGTTTATTTGAGATTTAGCATAACCCATATTAGAATTGGCATATTCACACTCAACATTCATACCAAATGAGGATAGGGACAGTAGTGCGATTGCACAGAAAAAAAAGATATTTTTCTTCATAAGTAGGTGGTTTTAGTGCAAGATTTGGGGTCTTACACGGATAAATTTAGATGCTTTACCTTGTTGAAAATATTATTTTCGATACAATACACTTCAATCACGATAAACGGAATTTGTGAGAATTGTATTACTTATGTTTTGGTGTTGAATTAGTAATAATTAATATTAAATTTTATATTTCAGAATGGATAAAATAAAAATAGACAATTATAGAACCAATAAAAATTTTAAAATAGCTGATTATGAGACTTTTGAAGATTTTGGGAAGTCTGAGAAGGAGCTTAAAAAAGAATTGTCAAAAATAAGAAGAGATCTTGGCGAATTTCAAGATACTATTTATGCACATGGAAAATATAGTATTCTAGTTTGCCTCCAAGGTATGGACACCGCTGGTAAAGATAGTTTGATTCGTGAGGTATTTAAAGATTTCAATGTCAGTGGTGTGGAAGTACATAGCTTTAAAGTCCCTACCGAACTAGAATTAAGTCATAATTATCTATGGCGACATTATTTGGTATTGCCGGCAAAAGGCAAATTTGGCGTATTTAATAGAACCCATTATGAAAATGTTCTGGTAACTAGGGTACACCCAGAATACATTTTAAACGAACATATACCGGGTATACACACGGTAGATGATATAGATCAAAAATTTTGGGATAAAAGATTTGAGCAAATAAATGACTTTGAACGACACCTAGCTGAAAACGGAACCTTAATTTTTAAATTCTTTTTAAATCTATCTAAAGAAGAACAACGCCAACGATTATTAAGGCGATTAGCTCTTAAAGAGAAGCATTGGAAGTTTTCTCCAGGTGATTTAAAAGAACGTAAGTTGTGGGATACATATCAGAAATGTTATGAAGAAGCTATTTCTAAAACAACACATGGTCATGCACCATGGTTTGCGGTACCTGCAGATAATAAAAAGGCAACACGTATAATAGTGGCATCCATACTATTAGAATCGTTAAAAAAATACAAAGATATTAAGGAGCCTATGTTAAGCGAAAAAATAATGGCTAATTTAGACAGCTATGAAGAACAATTACAGACTGAACAGTAAACTTGCTTTATTATTTGTTATTGCACTCACATATGTGGGTTGGTCTCAACAAACGGATCAAGAACAAATAAAGAAGCTTTATGATACCGCTCTTACCGAAGGCGATGGTTATGATTGGTTAAATTATTTATCTAATCAAATAGGTGGGCGGTTATCTGGATCTATTCAAGCCCAACAAGCTGTAAATTATACAAAGGTGCAATTAGATTCTTTAGGTCTAGACAAAGTTTGGTTGCAACCGGTAATGGTTCCTAAATGGGTAAGGGGTACACCAGAATTTGCTTACTTTGAAACATCGCCAGGTACAACTACTAATGTACCTATTTGTGCAATTGGTGGTTCAGTAGCTACTCCGGCAACAGGTGTAAAAGCGAATATTATAGAGGTTCAAGGTATAGAACAGCTAGCAGCGCTTGGCAAAGATAAAATTCAGGGAAAAATAGTGTTTTTCAATAAGCCTATGGATGCTACCCAAATTAACACGTTTACTGCTTATTCTAATTGTGTAGATCAGCGTTATGCAGGTGCTTTAGAGGCATCTGAATTTGGTGCTGTAGGCGTAATTGTTCGTTCAATGAATCTTCGTTTAGATGATTATCCGCATACGGGATCAATGAACTATGGAGAGCAAGCGGTATCAGAAAGAATTCCTGCAGCGGCAATTAGTACCAATGCAGCAGAATTATTAAGTACTTCTTTAAAATTGAATCCTGCTATTGAATTTTATTTTAAACAAAACTGTAAACAATTCAATGATGTAGAATCATATAATGTTATTGGGGAAATTAGAGGAACAACTAAACCAGAGGAAGTTATCGTTGTTGGCGGTCATTTAGATTCTTGGGATCTTGGCGATGGTTCTCATGATGATGGTGCTGGTTGTGTTCAAAGCATGGAGGTCTTAAATCTATTCAAGAAAACAGGTTATAAGCCAAAACGAACGGTAAGAGTAGTCCTTTTTATGAATGAAGAAAATGGTTTAAGAGGTGGAAAGAAGTATGCAGAAATAGCTAGTACCAAAAATGAAAAACACATTTTTGCATTAGAAAGTGATTCTGGCGGATTTTCTCCACGCGGATTTTCTTTTGAAAGTTCTGATAAAGATTTTGAGAAGGTTTTGGAATGGAAAAGTCTTTTTAAACCATACTTAGTACACTATTTTGAAAAAGGTTTTAGTGGTGCGGATATTGGTCCGTTAAAAAACGATGGATTGGTATTGGCAGGTTTACGACCAGATTCTCAACGTTATTTTGATCATCACCATGCTGAGAACGACACCTTTGAGCATGTAAATAAAAGAGAGCTTCAATTAGGGGCTGCATCTATGGCAAGTTTAATATACCTGGTAGATAAATACGGATTTTAATTTCTATTATTTCTGCTTTAATAGTAACGGAATCAATTTGTGTTTTTGAAAATCACGAAATGTTCAAATCGTTAAATTTCTTTACCTTTGCCAGATACTAAAAAAATAAAAATGGAAGACGGAATTTACGCCAAGTTCAATACAAATAAAGGCGAAATACTAGTAAAATTAACTCACGATAAAACTCCTGGTACTGTAGGTAACTTTGTAGCTCTTGCAGAGGGTGACAAAGAGAATAGTGCTAAGGGTAAAGGTGAGCCTTATTATAATGGTTTAAAATTTCATAGGGTTATTCCAGATTTTATGGTTCAAGGAGGATGCCCTCAAGGTACCGGAACAGGTGATGCTGGCTATAAATTCGATGATGAATTTCATCCAGAGTTAAAGCATGATACTCCTGGTGTTCTTTCTATGGCAAATGCCGGTCCTGGAACTAATGGAAGCCAATTTTTTATTACTCACGTACCTACACCATGGTTAGATAACAAGCATACTGTTTTTGGTCATGTAGAAGCTGGTCAAGAAGTTGTGGATGCTATAGCGCAAGATGACGTTATTGAATCTATGGAAATTGTTAGAGTTGGTGATGCAGCACAAAAGTGGGATGCATTAAAGGCTTTTGAGGATTTCAATGCTTCAGGTGAGGCAAGATTGGCAGCAGAAAAAGCACAGCAAGAAGCTGAACTTGATAAAGTAGCGGCAGGTTTTGATACTACGCCATCAGGACTTCGTTATAAAATGATCCAGAAAGGTGATGGTGCTAAAGCTGTTAAAGGTGAGAAAGTTTCTGTACACTACGAAGGTTCTCTTTTAAATGGTCAAGTATTCGATTCATCTTACAAACGTAACTCTCCTATAGATTTTCAATTAGGAATTGGTCAAGTTATTCCAGGTTGGGATGAAGGTATTTCTTTACTACAAGTTGGTGATAAAGCACGTTTTGTAATCCCTTCTGATCTAGCTTATGGATCTGCAGGTGCAGGTGGAGTTATACCACCAAACGCTACACTGATCTTTGATGTAGAATTAATGAAGGTAGGTTAAGAAACCTAACTGCTTTAAAATAATAATAAACACCTGTATCATTTTGATATGGGTGTTTTTTTTGATGTTTACTTTTTACGAGTTACGAAACTGCCTAAGAGCAAAATAACGTTAACTACCATCAAAACTAAAAATACGGTCAAAAATGTGGTCATAAATACATGGTTAAGGTCGGGGAACCGTTCTTGTTTAATCTATAGATATGTATTTATATAAAAGGTTGCGTTTAGGTTGAACATTTTTTTTAAAAAAAATATAGGCACAAAAAAAACCCGAACCAATTGGTTCGGGTTTTATACTATAAAAAAGTTAAATCTTTACCTAGTCAATTACCTTCACATTAACGGCGTTTAATCCTTTTTTACCTTGTTGTAGTTCAAATTCTACAACATCACCTTCACGAACTTCATCGATTAAGCCAGAAATGTGTACAAAATGATCTTCGTTTGAACCATCTTCAGTGATAAATCCGTAACCTTTAGAATCATTGAAGAATTTTACTGTTCCTTTACTCATAATAGAAAAATTAAATATTAATTAAAGAGCGAAGATAGTTTTTTTTTGTTTAAAAACTTAAAATCTTCTACGTTATCTTATAGTTAACAAATTTATTCTAATGTATTGAGAATGAACTTGTTTTTAAGACTATGCAGTTGGGTCTGGAGTCATTCTTAAATATGGTTTTACCTCTGTAACTCCTTTTGAAAAAATGCCTTTTGCATCATCGGTTGATATAGCCGGACTCACTACTACATCCTTGCCATGCTCCCAATTTGCTGGTGTTGCAACTTTATGATTCGCTGTAAGTTGTAAGGAATCTACTACTCTTAATAGTTCATAAAAGTTTCTTCCGGTAGAAGCTGGGTAAGTCAATGTTAGTTTCACGGTTTTGTCTGGTGCAATAATAAATACAGAACGCACTGTAAGATTATTATCTGCATTTGGGTGAATCATGTCATATAAATCAGAGACTTTTTTATCCTCATCTGCAATAATTGGAAAATTTACCACTGTATTTTGCACTTCGTTGATATCCTTTATCCATTCAGCATGTGAAGCTGCACCATCCACGCTTAATGCTATCATTTTTACATTGCGCTTGTCAAACTCATCTTTGAATTTAGCTGCGGTACCTAATTCTGTTGTACATACCGGAGTAAAATCTGCTGGGTGAGAAAATAAAATTCCCCAACTATCACCTAAATAATCGTAAAAGTTGATGGTCCCCATTGAGCTGTCTGCTGTGAAATTAGGTGCTTTGTCACCCAAACGTATTGTTGCCATATTGATATATTTTTATGTATTTAATTTTATATCCTATAAAATTAGTAGATTAATTAGCTTTGTCTAAAGTTTTTGGGTTAAAAGTCTATTAAAATTTTCTACTTTTAGTTTATGGAAGAATTAGAAAAATTACGATATCCGATTGGTCATTTTGAGTGTCCTGAAAATATTTC includes:
- a CDS encoding ABC transporter ATP-binding protein gives rise to the protein MSHILVASDVTKQFGSHTALKNVSLEIPKNSIYGLLGPNGAGKTTLIRIINQITFPDKGAVYFDGELLKSEHIAQIGYLPEERGLYKSMKVGEQALYLAQLKGLSKAEAKKRLKYWFERLEIGDWWNKKIQELSKGMAQKIQFVVTVLHEPKLLIFDEPFSGFDPINANIIKEQILSLKENGTSIIFSTHRMESVEELCEYIALIHKSEKILDGKLSDIKKAYKNNIFEIGLETSNQEALLLEMKDKFQIITQDYDSIENQLNLRVQLPSNQSGEILSFLGSRANVNGFIETIPSANDIFIKTIQNKNIDNE
- a CDS encoding ABC transporter permease, producing the protein MNKLPLIIKREYIAKVRNKSFVVMTFLSPILMVGMILLIAYLTQLNDTEKKVIGVLNESSYFANEFVTSEATSYINFKDITLEQAKDSTMGLGFYGLIYLPNETNLEQVAQRAFFYSKDAPSATVLDKLENSITSRLRQERLRELGVSPKEYAEMDRSYNINIETFDGLQNVKGINEIKAIIGGAFGYLIMMFIIIYGGFVMRSVIEEKTSRIIEVIISSVKPFHLMMGKIIGTSLAGITQFGIWIISGAILLFIGLAIFDIDPASLTKGGGVAPGMANTTNVDVDALTQNIQLYTQEIFELPIFAMLFFFIVYFMLGYLIYSSIYAAIGAAVDNETDTQQFIFPVILPLMLAIYVGFFSVFSNPNGPIAVAFSLFPLTSPIVMLMRLPWGIGDGGVPVWQLVTSILILIGTFIGIVWVAAKIYRVGILMYGKKPSYKELYKWLKYSS
- a CDS encoding mechanosensitive ion channel family protein; the encoded protein is MIQESTEKIKDIIEDDIWGTIKKFLDLGYHFGEGEKSIHITIGLLLLLTVAFLLTSTILQAIRRFFTRKMEVDDKLKFISIFKFIKYLVYVIVILFTMSAAGINITILITASAALFVGLGLALQEIFQDIIGGIFIIVDKSLRVGDIIEIDNKVGKVFEIKLRTTRAITRDDKVIIIPNHKFISDIVYNYTQNHKTTRELVRIGVAYGSDIELVTQILLDIVKSQRTILKSPKPFVIFEDFGDSALIFAVNFYITDSFTDPRVKSEVRYKIDAEFRKYNISIPFPQRDVHLFQQSPLQNNNVSNAEDNEKA
- a CDS encoding DUF6268 family outer membrane beta-barrel protein — translated: MKKHNLVFLFLGLLLFTFTKVIAQTPDVFRLEYMLMPENSGDVETSRIKLVLNVPIAVRDKKDFLVLGAEYNRYNFEVPDDLFPNSGDLSKFHVLDVNLAYMYKLSETWRLIGVVTPRWSTNFVQELENEDFNMNYTLGAYKNVKDVDKPYMLVLGISYNGTSPIDVPLPFVYFEKRFHPNWAYTLGAPKSGMKYFTKKGHFFQTEIFLDGYYVNIQNDILLPGNNLSTDVSSTALLLTLGYQYKITKDMSVYFIGGRSIYQNSALRNEERDDIFTLNDASGLYFRTGIRIGI
- a CDS encoding sigma-54-dependent transcriptional regulator codes for the protein MSKILVIEDEAAIRRVLVKILSEENDAYSVEEAEDGLKGIETIKNNDYDLVLCDIKMPKMDGVEVLEAARKIKPEIPFIMISGHGDLDTAVNTMRLGAFDYISKPPDLNRLLTTVRNALDRKVLVVENKNLKKKVSKNYEMIGESSEIGTIKDMIEKVAPTDARVLITGSNGTGKELVAHWLHEKSARSSGSFIEVNCAAIPSELIESELFGHVKGAFTSAVKDRAGKFEAANKGTIFLDEIGDMSLSAQAKVLRALQESKISRVGTDKDIKVDVRVLAATNKDLKKEIEEGNFREDLYHRLAVILIQVPSLNDRRDDIPLLIEHFSKKIAAEQGMAGKTFSEKAIKLLKAYDWTGNIRELRNVVERLIILGGQEVSEDDVKLFASK
- a CDS encoding PPK2 family polyphosphate kinase, with translation MDKIKIDNYRTNKNFKIADYETFEDFGKSEKELKKELSKIRRDLGEFQDTIYAHGKYSILVCLQGMDTAGKDSLIREVFKDFNVSGVEVHSFKVPTELELSHNYLWRHYLVLPAKGKFGVFNRTHYENVLVTRVHPEYILNEHIPGIHTVDDIDQKFWDKRFEQINDFERHLAENGTLIFKFFLNLSKEEQRQRLLRRLALKEKHWKFSPGDLKERKLWDTYQKCYEEAISKTTHGHAPWFAVPADNKKATRIIVASILLESLKKYKDIKEPMLSEKIMANLDSYEEQLQTEQ
- a CDS encoding M20/M25/M40 family metallo-hydrolase, which codes for MKNNYRLNSKLALLFVIALTYVGWSQQTDQEQIKKLYDTALTEGDGYDWLNYLSNQIGGRLSGSIQAQQAVNYTKVQLDSLGLDKVWLQPVMVPKWVRGTPEFAYFETSPGTTTNVPICAIGGSVATPATGVKANIIEVQGIEQLAALGKDKIQGKIVFFNKPMDATQINTFTAYSNCVDQRYAGALEASEFGAVGVIVRSMNLRLDDYPHTGSMNYGEQAVSERIPAAAISTNAAELLSTSLKLNPAIEFYFKQNCKQFNDVESYNVIGEIRGTTKPEEVIVVGGHLDSWDLGDGSHDDGAGCVQSMEVLNLFKKTGYKPKRTVRVVLFMNEENGLRGGKKYAEIASTKNEKHIFALESDSGGFSPRGFSFESSDKDFEKVLEWKSLFKPYLVHYFEKGFSGADIGPLKNDGLVLAGLRPDSQRYFDHHHAENDTFEHVNKRELQLGAASMASLIYLVDKYGF
- a CDS encoding peptidylprolyl isomerase, encoding MEDGIYAKFNTNKGEILVKLTHDKTPGTVGNFVALAEGDKENSAKGKGEPYYNGLKFHRVIPDFMVQGGCPQGTGTGDAGYKFDDEFHPELKHDTPGVLSMANAGPGTNGSQFFITHVPTPWLDNKHTVFGHVEAGQEVVDAIAQDDVIESMEIVRVGDAAQKWDALKAFEDFNASGEARLAAEKAQQEAELDKVAAGFDTTPSGLRYKMIQKGDGAKAVKGEKVSVHYEGSLLNGQVFDSSYKRNSPIDFQLGIGQVIPGWDEGISLLQVGDKARFVIPSDLAYGSAGAGGVIPPNATLIFDVELMKVG
- a CDS encoding cold-shock protein — encoded protein: MSKGTVKFFNDSKGYGFITEDGSNEDHFVHISGLIDEVREGDVVEFELQQGKKGLNAVNVKVID
- a CDS encoding peroxiredoxin, giving the protein MATIRLGDKAPNFTADSSMGTINFYDYLGDSWGILFSHPADFTPVCTTELGTAAKFKDEFDKRNVKMIALSVDGAASHAEWIKDINEVQNTVVNFPIIADEDKKVSDLYDMIHPNADNNLTVRSVFIIAPDKTVKLTLTYPASTGRNFYELLRVVDSLQLTANHKVATPANWEHGKDVVVSPAISTDDAKGIFSKGVTEVKPYLRMTPDPTA